One window from the genome of Nomascus leucogenys isolate Asia chromosome 12, Asia_NLE_v1, whole genome shotgun sequence encodes:
- the LOC105740641 gene encoding uncharacterized protein LOC105740641, with protein MERRRRPHASPPRPLPPPRVALADPNSHCLSFSARSSRRRRRRCRCRSGEESELEPPRPRQGWGKRADLAGARAKRAGRSRARAHQRSALAGALRAAAARVLTSRFPPAAFRPRGAQLPPVIGARSARNHPQPHYPAPAERRGSHRPNNGAGRGGRMDRWGVRHRLATRSRHAALCEIRRDVCGFQYPALHL; from the coding sequence ATGGAAAGACGACGCCGGCCTCACGCTTCACCGCCACGGCCGCTGCCGCCGCCTAGAGTAGCACTCGCCGACCCGAACAGTCACTGTCTCTCATTCAGCGCCCgcagcagccgccgccgccgccgccgctgccgctgccgctcGGGGGAGGAGAGTGAGCTGGAACCACCCCGTCCGCgccaggggtgggggaagagagcAGACCTGGCGGGGGCGCGCGCCAAGCGGGCGGGGCGGAGCCGCGCGCGCGCGCACCAACGGAGCGCGCTCGCGGGGGCCCTGAGAGCTGCAGCCGCCAGGGTCTTAACCTCACGCTTCCCGCCCGCAGCTTTTCGGCCCCGCGGAGCCCAACTGCCGCCGGTAATCGGTGCCCGCAGCGCGCGCAACCATCCGCAACCCCACTACCCGGCGCCTGCTGAAAGGAGGGGCTCCCACCGGCCAAACAACGGGGCgggaaggggtgggaggatggACAGGTGGGGCGTCCGCCACCGCCTGGCCACCCGCTCCCGGCACGCGGCCCTCTGTGAAATCCGCCGTGATGTCTGTGGCTTTCAGTACCCGGCTCTTCACCTTTAA